TTAATATTATCAGTAAGACCCAGAATCGGCTTGCGCCGGGTAAAGCGGATAGGGTATAAAAACCACATCCTCAAAAAAACCATCATAACCATCATAACCCATAACCATCATTTTTGAGTCATGCAGGCCACACAAGGTAAAACGGACCCATGAGAAGAAGCTTGATGGGCAGAGATTGGCTTTTTCGCACTCGGAATTCAGGAAACAAGGGGGGTGAAGGTATGAAAAAAAAACTGTTGCTCTTCATCCTGCTGGCCCTAGCCGGTTGCGGAACCAAAGGCGGTATGGAAGGAATTCTGACCTCTTCGGATGTTCTCATAGTCCAGCACCATATCCGTGAACATTATCGCTGTCTGGAAACGCTCTGCCAACGACTCTACCTGAAAAACCCCAAATACGAACCCGACCCTAAAAAACGCGAGGCCAGACTTAACGCTGTTTTTTATGGTGACGGAACCCTGGCAGAGCCCTGGAACCGACGAGCCTCACATGAAATTCTGACCGCGGTTTTCGATCCGGCCACCACCTATCCCGATCGCGTCGCCCTGCTGGCCTTGGGGCTGCGCCGAAGCATCGATGAAGGCTACAATCAGACCGGTCCCGACCAAACCATGTTCACCAGCCTGGAGCTTTCCCTGGAAAGGCTGAAACGTCTCCACAGCAATCTCAACCAAGTCAACTGGCGCCTTAAAAGCAGCCGCAACTCCGAACAAAATCTATATTTTCTCACCAACGAAGCCGATCCGGCCGGGCACCTCAACATGGGCTATGAAGTGCTGATGACCCGGGTTCTGACCCGCATTGAAGATGATATCTTCATGCGCGGCGGCAATCCGCCCAATCTGGTTTTTCGCATCTCGACCATGTTTCTTTCCCTGTTTCTGTAGGGCCTCGCCAATCAGTCTATCGGGGCGACCAGAACCTTGCGCGGCTTACTGCCTTCCGCCGCACCGACCACCCCTTCACGTTCCATGGTTTCAATAATCCGCGCGGCCCGATTGTAACCGATACGAAATTTGCGCTGGATCATTGAAGCTGAAGCCCCCTTGAGCCGGGTGACAAAATCCACGGCCTGATCATACAGCTCATCATAGCCATCCTCATCGACCATTTCTTCCAGATCCGACGCCGTCCGGGCTCCATTTTTGCCTTTAGCCTTAGCGGCCAGAGCGGCTTCATGCTTTTTCAGCATCCCCTCCTGATACTCAGGCGCGCCCTGCCCTTTCAGATAATCCGACAGTGCCTTGATTTCATCATCACTGATAAACGCGCCGTGCAGACGGGTAAAATTCGAGCTGCCAGGACTCAGCAGCAACATGTCGCCGTTACCCAGCAACTGTTCGGCTCCGGAGGCATCGAGAATCGTACGCGAATCGATCTTAGAGGAAACCCGAAAGGAGATCCGGGCCGGGAAATTGGCCTTGATCAGTCCGGTAATGACATCCACCGAAGGCCGCTGCGTAGCCAGAATCAGATGGATTCCGGCCGCTCGAGCCATCTGGGCCAGACGGGTAATCGACTCCTCAACCTCTTTCGAGGCAACCATCATAAGATCGGCAAGTTCATCTATGATGATCACAATATAGGGCAATTTTTCGTGAACCACGTCCTCCAGAACCTCGTCGCTCTCAACTGGGGAGAGATTCTTTACCTGCGCTCCCACCGGAGAAACCGGACGTTCCCGCTGACCGGACTGTTTTTCCACAAAACGGTTATAGGAAGAGATATTGCGGGTTCCGGAAAGCGACATTAGACTGTAACGACGCTCCATTTCCTCCACCGCCCAGCCCAGAGCCGCCGCAGCCCGCTTGGGATTGGTGACTACCGGCAGAAGCAGATGCGGAATATGATCATACACCGAAAGTTCCAGCCGTTTCGGATCGACCATAATAAATTTGACCTCTTCCGGAGTCAGCTTGAAAAGAATACTGCAAATCAGGCAGTTAATACCGACACTTTTCCCTGAACCGGTGGAGCCGGCAATCAGCAGATGCGGCATTTTCGCCAGATCGGCCACCATCGGTACGCCGTCAATCTCTTTGCCCAAAGCCAGCGGCAAAGCACTTTTCCCCTGTTGAAAGGCGGAGCTTAACAATAGTTCCTTAAAATTAACATCCTCTCTTTCCAGATTGGGAATCTCGATCCCGACCACCGCCTTGCCCGGAATCGGAGCCACAATGCGCACCGACATGGCGCTCATCGCCAGAGCCAGGTCATCCGCCAGCGAGCTGATCCGACTGAGCTTAACTCCGGCCGCCGGTTGAAATTCGTACATGGTGACCACCGGGCCGGGATGAACCGCAACCACCTCGCCGATCACTCCGTAATCACGGAGTTTGTTTTCGAGCTGCTGCGATTTCAAACGCAGGCTGTCGGGGTCGGTGCCTTTTTTCCGGCGCGGCGGCGGATCGTCAAGCAGATTCAATCCGGGCAGGGTTATGCGACCCTTATCCCGCAAAAACGGCAGGGTTTCCTGCCGCATCGGCGGCAGGACCTTTTTCTCGTTGTGAGGCTGACCGATTTTAACCTTTTTCAGTCTTTTTCTAGCATCTTCGGGGCTGTCCCCATGGTTGTCGGCGCTCTCCTTCCCTGCTCCTCTGCGCATCAGAGCCAGAAAAAAAAGCAACAGCTGCCGACCCCCCAACCACAGACCCCGGCCGGCGGCCAGCAGACTGCCGGCAATCAGAACGGCAACCCGCAGGGGTGAAATATGCGTCGTGACAATCAAGGCCAGTGCGAAGAAAATCGCCATCAACAAATAGGTCCCGATCGGGTTGAAAAAATCAAGCAGTACCTTGCTGATCAGCTGCCCGGCAACTCCACCCGACAAAACCTCGATGCCCTGCACAACCCAGACAGGTACCAATAGAGCACTCCAGACGGCGGTGCAGAGCATCAGGAATCCGGCGCCGACGAGACTGGTTAAAGAGGGAAATTTACGGCCGCTGACCAGACCGATAAAGACTCCAACGAGATAAAACGGCAGGATGAGAGCTCCGAGACCAAGCCCCTGCAGCAGAAGATCAGCTACCAGAGCGCCGCTGCGACCGCCCAGATTAGCGATGGTCGGTTCACCTCCACCACTGTG
This genomic interval from Pseudomonadota bacterium contains the following:
- a CDS encoding DNA translocase FtsK, whose protein sequence is MVLPRLTIKRQEWKAEMIGILFLGLAIFFLLALLSYSPLDPSLNHSGGGEPTIANLGGRSGALVADLLLQGLGLGALILPFYLVGVFIGLVSGRKFPSLTSLVGAGFLMLCTAVWSALLVPVWVVQGIEVLSGGVAGQLISKVLLDFFNPIGTYLLMAIFFALALIVTTHISPLRVAVLIAGSLLAAGRGLWLGGRQLLLFFLALMRRGAGKESADNHGDSPEDARKRLKKVKIGQPHNEKKVLPPMRQETLPFLRDKGRITLPGLNLLDDPPPRRKKGTDPDSLRLKSQQLENKLRDYGVIGEVVAVHPGPVVTMYEFQPAAGVKLSRISSLADDLALAMSAMSVRIVAPIPGKAVVGIEIPNLEREDVNFKELLLSSAFQQGKSALPLALGKEIDGVPMVADLAKMPHLLIAGSTGSGKSVGINCLICSILFKLTPEEVKFIMVDPKRLELSVYDHIPHLLLPVVTNPKRAAAALGWAVEEMERRYSLMSLSGTRNISSYNRFVEKQSGQRERPVSPVGAQVKNLSPVESDEVLEDVVHEKLPYIVIIIDELADLMMVASKEVEESITRLAQMARAAGIHLILATQRPSVDVITGLIKANFPARISFRVSSKIDSRTILDASGAEQLLGNGDMLLLSPGSSNFTRLHGAFISDDEIKALSDYLKGQGAPEYQEGMLKKHEAALAAKAKGKNGARTASDLEEMVDEDGYDELYDQAVDFVTRLKGASASMIQRKFRIGYNRAARIIETMEREGVVGAAEGSKPRKVLVAPID